The Geotalea uraniireducens Rf4 genome window below encodes:
- a CDS encoding SPFH domain-containing protein produces MSLWEKAVAEFIDVIEWTDDSSDTMVWRFPRFENEIKYGAQLTVRQSQVAVFVNMGQIADVFTSGQHRLTTKNLPVLTTLLGWKYGFQSPFKAEVYFINTRNFTNLKWGTKNPVILRDPEFGPVRLRSFGTYVVRVSEPAKFIKEIVGTGGHFTLNDVSEQLKNLIVTRFSDMLGESKIPVLDLAANYNELSAYLTGKIAPEFLEYGLEMTKLLVENISLPQEVEEALDKKSSMGIIGNLDNFLKFQSANALEAAANNPGGDASAGIGMGMGFAMASQLGKMVTNPQEPSHSAPPPPPLPREETDIKYYVGKNGKQAGPFDIDTITGYIKKGAITKETLMWKEGMDAWKIAALFGEFETLFKSTPPPLPE; encoded by the coding sequence ATGAGTTTATGGGAAAAAGCCGTAGCGGAATTTATCGACGTTATCGAATGGACTGACGATTCAAGCGATACAATGGTCTGGAGGTTTCCGAGGTTTGAAAATGAGATCAAGTATGGCGCACAGCTGACCGTCCGGCAATCACAGGTCGCTGTTTTTGTGAACATGGGACAGATTGCCGATGTGTTTACATCCGGCCAGCATCGGCTGACAACCAAAAACCTCCCTGTCCTTACCACCCTCCTGGGCTGGAAATACGGATTTCAAAGCCCTTTCAAAGCCGAAGTTTATTTTATAAACACCAGGAATTTTACCAACCTCAAATGGGGAACAAAAAACCCTGTCATACTCCGCGACCCGGAATTCGGACCCGTGCGGCTGAGATCATTCGGAACGTATGTTGTCAGGGTCAGCGAACCGGCAAAATTCATAAAAGAAATAGTGGGAACAGGCGGACATTTCACACTTAACGACGTATCCGAACAGCTGAAGAACCTGATTGTAACCAGATTCTCGGATATGCTCGGGGAAAGTAAAATCCCGGTCCTTGACCTGGCCGCCAATTATAATGAACTGTCGGCTTACCTGACCGGAAAAATTGCCCCTGAATTTCTGGAATACGGCCTTGAAATGACAAAACTTCTGGTTGAGAATATTTCCCTCCCCCAGGAAGTTGAAGAGGCACTGGATAAAAAAAGCAGCATGGGAATTATCGGCAACCTGGATAACTTCCTGAAGTTCCAGAGCGCAAATGCCTTGGAAGCCGCAGCAAATAATCCGGGCGGGGATGCCTCGGCTGGAATAGGCATGGGAATGGGTTTTGCCATGGCGAGCCAGCTGGGAAAGATGGTGACCAACCCGCAGGAACCGTCGCACAGCGCACCGCCGCCTCCCCCCCTGCCCCGCGAAGAAACGGATATCAAGTATTATGTTGGGAAAAATGGCAAGCAGGCAGGCCCTTTTGATATAGATACAATCACCGGTTACATAAAAAAAGGAGCCATAACAAAAGAAACCCTCATGTGGAAGGAAGGCATGGACGCATGGAAGATAGCCGCATTATTCGGTGAATTTGAAACGTTGTTCAAGTCGACACCTCCACCGTTGCCGGAATAA
- a CDS encoding hotdog family protein yields the protein MGNTTQIWEIRIYNEQDKLVCVSRLTVANIDI from the coding sequence GTGGGAAATACGACTCAAATATGGGAAATCAGGATTTATAACGAACAGGACAAACTCGTTTGTGTTTCACGGCTGACTGTAGCAAACATTGACATATAG
- a CDS encoding hotdog fold thioesterase: MTLWKTQPTLDQIKERSKNSLIDHLGIEYLEIGDDYLKARMPVDHRTKQPAGILHGGASVVLAETLGSVAATLCVDREKKSIVGLEINANHIRPVSVVRFGFCLRPVGTEYW, from the coding sequence ATGACACTGTGGAAAACCCAGCCAACATTGGATCAAATCAAAGAGAGATCCAAAAACTCATTGATCGATCATCTCGGCATTGAATACCTGGAGATTGGCGACGATTATCTGAAAGCCAGGATGCCGGTTGATCACAGAACAAAACAGCCGGCAGGCATACTCCATGGCGGGGCTTCGGTGGTCCTGGCCGAAACCCTGGGAAGTGTCGCGGCAACATTATGCGTAGACAGGGAAAAGAAGAGTATTGTCGGGCTCGAAATAAACGCAAATCACATACGACCGGTCAGCGTTGTCCGGTTTGGTTTTTGCTTACGTCCCGTAGGGACAGAATACTGGTAG
- a CDS encoding cupin domain-containing protein yields MNDFPEFMKHPLNKIPTASQHTEEIEGYVFDGADGSQVAFWKCCTQRVSQEHTHDYDEYLAVLQGQYTLIIDQQRISLGVGQEYFIPKGIAHAGEGLAGTRTVHCFGGKRIPREKQD; encoded by the coding sequence ATGAATGATTTCCCTGAGTTCATGAAGCATCCCCTCAACAAAATCCCAACCGCTTCCCAACACACCGAGGAGATTGAAGGATATGTCTTTGATGGTGCGGACGGGAGCCAAGTCGCTTTCTGGAAATGCTGCACGCAGCGTGTGTCGCAAGAACACACTCATGATTACGATGAATACCTGGCTGTGCTTCAAGGGCAGTACACCCTGATTATTGACCAGCAGCGAATCTCTCTTGGTGTGGGACAAGAATATTTTATTCCGAAAGGAATAGCCCATGCGGGCGAAGGCTTAGCGGGAACACGCACAGTTCATTGCTTTGGTGGCAAACGCATTCCAAGAGAAAAGCAGGACTGA
- a CDS encoding zf-TFIIB domain-containing protein translates to MANCCNCSAPLPPNSIQCDYCGSRNDTDLKGVHYYTTHETESERICPRCNIRLRTIDLKIDGRFLIERCDECLGLFFDPGELEALLEATVSNVFTINRSQLDNINSMRAHDYGVSYIKCPICLKMMNRVNFGTKSGVIVDRCKEHGVWLDGGELRHLFEWMKAGGKLLQQERQEQLKKDEAAEQERQQRKKYAQSASGGDYTEYSGFDMYGSTLRNADPDLFEIVKDAIRFFTK, encoded by the coding sequence GTGGCTAATTGCTGCAACTGTTCGGCACCCCTGCCGCCTAACTCGATACAATGCGATTATTGCGGAAGCCGAAATGATACCGACCTTAAAGGGGTTCACTACTATACGACCCATGAAACTGAATCGGAACGCATCTGCCCAAGGTGCAATATCAGGCTGAGGACCATTGATCTGAAGATAGACGGCAGGTTTTTGATCGAACGATGCGATGAATGCCTGGGGCTCTTTTTTGATCCGGGGGAACTGGAAGCGCTTCTGGAAGCAACGGTCTCCAACGTATTTACCATCAACAGAAGCCAGCTGGACAATATCAACAGCATGAGAGCCCATGACTACGGTGTATCCTACATCAAATGCCCGATTTGCTTGAAAATGATGAACCGCGTCAATTTCGGGACAAAGAGCGGTGTCATTGTCGATCGCTGTAAAGAACACGGCGTATGGCTCGACGGTGGTGAACTCAGGCACCTTTTCGAATGGATGAAAGCCGGCGGAAAACTCCTTCAGCAGGAACGGCAGGAACAGCTCAAAAAAGATGAAGCAGCAGAGCAAGAACGGCAACAACGCAAAAAATACGCACAATCTGCTTCGGGCGGGGATTATACGGAGTATTCCGGTTTCGATATGTACGGAAGTACCTTAAGGAATGCAGATCCTGATCTCTTTGAAATTGTAAAAGATGCGATCAGATTTTTCACAAAATAG
- a CDS encoding CAP domain-containing protein has protein sequence MISKALKTICILFLLFSAAPVHAEPPAKEVLAEINLARTNPQAYAGFIRKFRRQFRGKNYRLGNSPTLVQTTEGVKAVDEAIRFLSRQKPLPPLSWSDGLAAASAELAGEQEASGAIGHEGKSGGMRERIEREGEWQGEIGENIGYGPAEARLMVMQLIIDDGVPGRGHRKNTFRRAFGKAGVACGPHPRFGNMCVIDFAGGFWGKSK, from the coding sequence TTGATCAGTAAAGCACTCAAGACAATCTGCATACTATTTCTCCTCTTCAGTGCAGCGCCCGTCCACGCGGAGCCGCCTGCCAAAGAGGTACTCGCCGAGATCAACCTTGCCCGCACCAATCCGCAGGCCTATGCCGGATTTATCAGGAAATTCCGCCGGCAGTTCCGGGGAAAGAACTATCGTCTCGGCAACTCCCCTACCCTCGTACAAACGACGGAAGGGGTAAAGGCGGTCGACGAGGCGATCCGCTTCCTCTCCCGCCAGAAGCCGCTCCCTCCACTCAGCTGGTCGGATGGGCTGGCCGCGGCGTCGGCAGAGCTCGCCGGCGAACAGGAAGCGTCCGGTGCGATCGGCCACGAGGGTAAAAGCGGCGGCATGCGCGAGCGGATTGAGCGGGAAGGGGAATGGCAAGGGGAGATCGGCGAAAATATCGGCTACGGCCCGGCAGAAGCCAGGCTTATGGTGATGCAGCTCATCATCGACGACGGGGTGCCGGGACGGGGGCACCGGAAGAACACCTTTCGCAGGGCCTTCGGTAAGGCCGGCGTCGCCTGCGGTCCCCATCCACGCTTCGGGAACATGTGCGTCATCGACTTTGCGGGTGGTTTTTGGGGGAAAAGTAAATAG
- a CDS encoding amidohydrolase family protein, whose translation MPTDSKLRTFKVFDSHFHIIDKRFPLVPNNGYLPDDFTCEDYLERTKSVNLTGGAIVSGSFQALDQSYLIDALQKLGPGFVGVTQLPASVSDEEVLRLNELGVRAVRFNLKRGGSEKVENLEGLAMRIYDLARWHVELYVDSRDLPDLHDTLDRLPAVSIDHLGLSKDGFTTLLSLVERGVRVKATGYSRVDFEVKGALREICAVNQDALMFGTDLPSTRAPRPYTDDDLLLTVEALGEETARKVLYENAVAFYRPKQLS comes from the coding sequence ATGCCCACAGACAGTAAATTGCGGACTTTCAAGGTTTTCGACAGCCATTTCCATATTATCGACAAGCGTTTTCCCCTGGTTCCAAACAACGGCTACTTGCCCGATGATTTTACCTGTGAAGATTATCTGGAACGCACCAAAAGCGTGAACCTGACCGGCGGGGCAATCGTCTCGGGCTCCTTCCAAGCCCTGGACCAGTCCTATTTGATAGACGCGCTGCAAAAGCTCGGCCCCGGTTTTGTCGGGGTGACCCAGTTGCCGGCCTCGGTCAGCGACGAGGAGGTGTTGAGGCTGAACGAGCTGGGGGTGCGGGCAGTCCGCTTTAATCTCAAGCGTGGCGGTTCAGAAAAGGTTGAGAATCTCGAAGGGCTGGCGATGCGGATCTACGACCTTGCTCGTTGGCATGTGGAATTGTACGTCGACTCCAGGGATCTCCCCGATCTGCATGACACCCTCGACAGACTCCCCGCTGTCAGCATCGACCATCTGGGACTGTCCAAAGACGGCTTCACCACCCTCCTCTCCCTGGTCGAGCGTGGTGTGCGCGTCAAAGCAACCGGTTACAGCCGCGTGGATTTTGAGGTGAAGGGGGCATTGAGGGAAATCTGCGCCGTCAATCAGGACGCGCTGATGTTCGGCACCGACCTCCCCTCCACCCGTGCCCCCAGGCCCTACACGGATGATGATCTGCTCCTGACCGTCGAGGCCTTGGGCGAAGAGACGGCAAGAAAGGTCCTTTATGAAAATGCCGTTGCCTTCTACCGCCCAAAGCAGCTGAGTTAA
- a CDS encoding PPC domain-containing DNA-binding protein: MEYQVGQPGRIIVARFNDGDDVLGGLETIARRENLRAACFSMVGGIRKGGYVVGPETEAMPPVPVWRELTESHEATGFGTIFWHGDQPKVHFHGAYAKHDCVRAGCLRRDSEAFLVLEVVITEILGVDATRELDQESGMVLLRLASKR, translated from the coding sequence ATGGAATATCAAGTAGGACAACCTGGGCGGATCATCGTCGCCCGCTTCAATGATGGCGATGATGTGCTGGGTGGCCTGGAGACGATTGCCCGCCGGGAAAACCTGCGGGCCGCCTGTTTCAGCATGGTCGGCGGAATCAGAAAAGGGGGCTACGTGGTCGGCCCCGAAACCGAGGCGATGCCGCCGGTGCCGGTTTGGCGCGAACTGACCGAAAGCCACGAGGCGACCGGCTTCGGCACGATCTTCTGGCATGGGGACCAGCCCAAGGTCCATTTTCACGGCGCCTACGCCAAGCACGACTGCGTCAGGGCCGGTTGCCTGCGCCGCGACAGCGAGGCCTTCCTGGTGCTGGAAGTCGTCATTACCGAGATACTCGGCGTCGATGCGACCCGCGAACTTGACCAGGAATCGGGAATGGTGCTGCTGCGTCTGGCTTCGAAGAGGTAA
- a CDS encoding GIY-YIG nuclease family protein, translated as MNWHVYIIQCSDDSLYTGITTDVERRLRQHADGQGAKYFRSRRPSRLVYLESGHTRSSAGKREMEIKRMKRADKCLLAATSADMQTTGQ; from the coding sequence ATGAATTGGCACGTCTATATCATTCAATGTTCTGACGACTCGCTCTACACGGGTATCACCACCGATGTCGAAAGGCGCCTGCGACAGCATGCCGATGGGCAGGGAGCGAAGTATTTTCGCAGTCGTCGGCCAAGTCGATTGGTGTATCTGGAAAGCGGCCACACGCGGAGTAGCGCAGGCAAGAGAGAAATGGAAATAAAGCGCATGAAACGCGCCGACAAATGCCTCCTGGCCGCCACCTCCGCCGATATGCAGACGACCGGCCAATAG
- a CDS encoding VOC family protein: protein MKVKRMDNVGIVVKDIDAAIQFFTELGLTLEGRMPIDGEWAGRVTGVRGQRVEIAMMRTPDGHSRIELSRFDAPAVESDHRTAPVNSLGYMRVMFTVEDIDDTLARLSKLGATLVDEVVNYENIYRLCYIRGPEGILIGLAQQLGQQTSRENPMERKR, encoded by the coding sequence ATGAAAGTCAAGCGTATGGACAACGTCGGCATCGTGGTGAAAGACATCGACGCTGCAATTCAGTTTTTTACCGAACTCGGCCTTACCCTCGAAGGCCGCATGCCCATCGATGGTGAATGGGCTGGCCGCGTCACCGGAGTGCGCGGCCAGCGTGTCGAAATCGCTATGATGCGTACCCCTGACGGACACAGCCGCATCGAACTCTCGCGCTTCGACGCCCCCGCCGTCGAGTCCGATCACCGCACAGCCCCTGTGAACTCGTTGGGATACATGCGCGTAATGTTCACCGTTGAGGACATCGACGACACCCTCGCCCGGCTCAGCAAGCTCGGTGCGACGTTGGTCGACGAAGTTGTCAACTACGAAAACATCTACCGGCTCTGCTACATCCGGGGTCCCGAAGGAATTCTCATCGGTCTCGCCCAACAGCTCGGGCAGCAGACCTCCCGAGAGAATCCCATGGAGCGTAAGCGTTGA
- a CDS encoding transposase, which translates to MTYNPDVHHRQSIRLRSYDYRLSGAYFITVCIFQREPILAEIVDGAARLTPLGEVVREEWLRSGQIRQEIELDEYVVMPNHLHGIVFIRDNVGAHGMRPGGMHPDCTPDYADSENRAHGRAPLHRSPKSLGALIAGFKSACTKRTNEMRATPGLPIWQRNYHERIIRNDEELHALRDYIYNNPARWENDSEHPARNMDAAGNAPH; encoded by the coding sequence ATGACATACAACCCAGACGTTCACCACCGACAATCAATCCGCCTGCGATCATATGATTACCGCTTGTCCGGGGCGTATTTCATCACCGTATGTATCTTTCAGAGAGAACCGATCCTGGCGGAGATCGTCGACGGAGCGGCGCGACTGACGCCGTTGGGGGAGGTAGTTCGTGAGGAATGGCTCAGGTCGGGACAAATTCGGCAGGAAATCGAGTTGGACGAATATGTCGTGATGCCGAACCATTTGCACGGCATTGTTTTTATCCGTGACAACGTAGGGGCGCATGGCATGCGCCCTGGAGGCATGCACCCTGATTGCACCCCTGATTACGCCGATTCCGAAAACCGGGCGCACGGCCGTGCGCCCCTACACCGGTCACCGAAATCCCTCGGGGCGTTGATCGCCGGGTTCAAATCCGCCTGCACGAAACGGACCAACGAAATGCGCGCCACACCGGGGCTTCCAATATGGCAGCGAAACTATCACGAGCGGATCATCCGCAACGACGAAGAACTACACGCCCTGCGTGACTACATCTACAACAACCCGGCACGTTGGGAGAATGACAGCGAACATCCGGCGCGGAACATGGATGCGGCAGGCAACGCGCCACACTGA
- a CDS encoding BrnA antitoxin family protein, translating into MSKVTKKRAAELAALAALPDEEIDTTDIPETDNWDAAVVGRFYRPVKQTVTIRLDADVVDWLKKEGKGYQTRVNKILRTAMEKKRDKKAA; encoded by the coding sequence ATGAGCAAGGTCACAAAGAAACGGGCCGCTGAACTGGCGGCGCTGGCAGCATTACCGGATGAAGAGATCGACACCACCGACATTCCAGAGACGGATAATTGGGACGCTGCAGTGGTTGGCCGTTTTTACCGTCCCGTCAAACAAACCGTCACCATCCGCCTCGATGCCGATGTGGTTGACTGGCTCAAAAAAGAGGGCAAAGGGTACCAGACCCGCGTCAACAAGATCCTCCGCACAGCGATGGAGAAGAAAAGAGACAAAAAAGCTGCCTAA
- a CDS encoding BrnT family toxin: MESIWDEQKNMSNKAKHGVSFETAALVFDDPLHLSMLDRIEGGEERWQTMGMVGNVVVLLVAHTFIEDDGEEVARIISARKATRKERKCYEQGHKETGR, translated from the coding sequence ATGGAATCCATCTGGGATGAACAGAAAAATATGAGCAACAAGGCAAAGCATGGGGTAAGCTTCGAAACTGCCGCCCTGGTCTTTGACGATCCGTTACATCTCAGCATGCTGGACAGAATCGAAGGTGGCGAAGAACGCTGGCAGACCATGGGCATGGTTGGCAACGTCGTTGTACTTTTGGTAGCCCATACCTTCATCGAGGACGATGGCGAGGAAGTCGCCCGCATCATCTCAGCGCGTAAGGCAACCAGGAAAGAGAGGAAATGCTATGAGCAAGGTCACAAAGAAACGGGCCGCTGA
- a CDS encoding class I SAM-dependent methyltransferase produces the protein MIRCRALERAHARIAAVNSGEIRIFHGDFRTLDLPDQGYDVILAAAVLHHLRDDQDWETAFRKIYRLTAPGGSVWITDLVSHETEPVHSMMWERYGEYLSSLGGEEYKNKVFAYIDKEDSPRPVTYQLDLLRSVGFDHVELLHKNSCFAAFGAVKCG, from the coding sequence TTGATTCGTTGCAGAGCCCTCGAAAGGGCACATGCCCGGATTGCCGCAGTCAATTCAGGTGAAATCAGAATCTTTCATGGCGACTTTCGCACACTCGATTTACCGGACCAAGGATATGACGTCATCTTGGCTGCTGCCGTTTTACATCACTTGCGAGATGATCAAGACTGGGAAACGGCATTTCGCAAGATTTATAGGCTGACAGCCCCAGGTGGAAGCGTCTGGATAACAGATTTGGTGTCCCATGAAACTGAGCCGGTCCATAGCATGATGTGGGAACGATATGGAGAATATTTGAGTTCACTTGGAGGAGAAGAGTACAAAAATAAAGTATTTGCATACATCGACAAAGAAGACTCACCACGCCCAGTCACATATCAACTGGATTTACTTCGAAGCGTTGGGTTTGACCATGTGGAGCTATTACATAAAAACTCGTGCTTTGCGGCCTTTGGGGCTGTCAAATGTGGCTAA
- the rbr gene encoding rubrerythrin encodes MGIKGTQTGKNILTAFCGESQARNRYTYFAAKAKAEGFVQIADIFEETANQEREHAKRLFKLLEGGAVEITAAFPAGVIGSTIDNLKEAAGGEHYEHTEMYPGFAKVAGEEGFPQIAAVFTAIAVAEKQHEKRYLELKANIEINRVFKREAPVVWRCRNCGYLHEGAEAPAKCPACDHAQAHFELLGENW; translated from the coding sequence ATGGGCATCAAGGGAACGCAGACGGGAAAAAACATCCTCACGGCATTTTGCGGCGAAAGCCAGGCGCGCAACCGCTATACGTATTTTGCAGCCAAGGCAAAGGCGGAAGGCTTTGTCCAGATAGCGGACATATTCGAGGAGACGGCCAACCAGGAGAGGGAGCACGCCAAGCGGCTCTTCAAGCTACTTGAAGGTGGCGCGGTGGAGATTACCGCTGCATTTCCGGCCGGGGTGATCGGTTCGACCATAGATAACCTCAAGGAGGCGGCAGGCGGCGAGCACTATGAGCATACGGAGATGTACCCCGGTTTTGCCAAGGTGGCCGGGGAAGAAGGGTTCCCCCAGATCGCCGCTGTTTTCACGGCCATTGCCGTGGCGGAAAAGCAGCACGAAAAACGTTACCTTGAGCTGAAGGCCAACATCGAGATCAACCGCGTATTCAAGCGGGAAGCGCCTGTGGTCTGGCGCTGCCGCAACTGCGGTTATCTTCACGAAGGGGCCGAAGCCCCGGCAAAATGCCCGGCATGCGACCATGCACAGGCCCACTTCGAGCTGCTCGGGGAAAACTGGTAG
- a CDS encoding ISL3-like element ISGur7 family transposase — protein MNPEDLFGAALGIAIPWKVTSVDFNKKSSRLDITIDFQRGATFPCPVCGTLSPVHDTTEKEWRHLNFFQYEAYLHARVPRVKCPNSDCGVKLVQVPWARAGSGFTLLFEALAMTMARDLPVKVMSRLFAVTDTRLWRLIQSYVEKARAAEDFSEVKRVGADETFAGRSHDEKFVTFFFDLDMHKLLFGTTGKDNETVKSFVADLKSHGGDPDSITDAAIDMSKAFIKGVKEQLPHAVVTFDKFHVIKLMNDKLSKIRAQEARLFPEILKKSRNLFLKNPENLTPEEEQRLDAIITSQSLRSTEAYMHKLNLQNVYFASSRTEAETLLTKWHRKAAASSIQLIKNMAESVKEHWDGILAHFESGLTSGFIEGINSLIQSAKTRARGYRNPDNLICMAYLVAGKLNLKSLFPLPT, from the coding sequence ATGAATCCTGAAGATCTTTTTGGTGCTGCTCTTGGAATTGCCATCCCGTGGAAGGTTACCTCTGTTGACTTCAACAAGAAGTCAAGTCGTTTGGACATAACCATCGACTTCCAGCGGGGAGCCACCTTTCCCTGTCCGGTCTGCGGAACGTTGTCACCAGTCCATGACACCACGGAGAAAGAGTGGCGGCATCTGAATTTCTTCCAGTACGAAGCCTACCTTCATGCGCGTGTTCCACGGGTAAAGTGCCCTAACAGCGACTGCGGCGTGAAGTTGGTCCAGGTACCCTGGGCTCGCGCAGGCTCAGGATTTACGCTGCTGTTTGAGGCCCTGGCCATGACCATGGCTCGTGATTTGCCGGTGAAGGTCATGAGCAGGCTGTTTGCCGTTACCGATACCCGTCTATGGCGGTTGATTCAATCCTATGTCGAGAAGGCAAGGGCCGCAGAAGACTTCTCCGAGGTGAAGAGGGTCGGTGCGGATGAAACCTTTGCCGGGCGCAGTCATGACGAGAAATTCGTCACCTTCTTCTTCGACCTCGACATGCATAAGCTCTTGTTCGGCACGACGGGAAAGGACAACGAAACAGTCAAGAGCTTCGTCGCGGACCTTAAGTCACATGGCGGCGATCCTGATAGCATCACAGACGCTGCTATTGACATGTCCAAGGCATTCATAAAGGGTGTCAAAGAGCAGTTGCCCCATGCCGTGGTCACCTTCGATAAATTCCACGTCATCAAGCTTATGAACGATAAGCTTAGTAAGATAAGGGCTCAAGAAGCCAGGTTATTTCCTGAAATCCTGAAAAAGAGCAGAAACCTGTTCCTCAAAAATCCAGAGAACCTGACACCGGAAGAGGAACAGCGCCTGGATGCCATTATCACCAGTCAAAGCTTAAGGAGTACGGAAGCTTACATGCACAAGCTGAACCTTCAGAACGTCTATTTTGCTTCAAGCCGAACGGAGGCAGAAACCCTGTTGACCAAATGGCATCGGAAAGCCGCCGCAAGCTCAATCCAACTCATCAAGAACATGGCCGAATCTGTAAAAGAGCATTGGGATGGCATTCTGGCACATTTTGAAAGCGGCCTGACTAGCGGCTTCATTGAGGGCATCAACAGCCTAATTCAATCAGCCAAAACTCGGGCACGAGGCTATCGGAATCCTGACAACTTGATCTGCATGGCTTATCTGGTTGCAGGCAAGCTCAACCTAAAGTCGCTATTCCCTCTACCCACTTGA
- a CDS encoding class I SAM-dependent methyltransferase: MSTPLENKSTSKDIQKRFDNDVDRFSNLETGQAATIDAPLAMELITQAAVSGTVNIRRVLDIGCGAGNNTLKLLQSASPFDCDLIDLSQPMLERAPRRIEWVAWAGLM; the protein is encoded by the coding sequence ATGAGTACACCTCTCGAAAACAAATCAACTTCAAAAGACATCCAGAAGCGGTTTGACAACGATGTTGACCGTTTCTCAAACCTCGAAACTGGCCAGGCCGCAACTATCGATGCTCCACTCGCAATGGAGTTGATTACCCAAGCTGCGGTTTCAGGCACAGTAAATATCCGAAGGGTACTTGATATAGGCTGTGGTGCTGGCAACAACACTCTCAAACTTCTTCAATCTGCTTCTCCCTTTGATTGTGACCTCATCGACTTGAGCCAACCCATGCTCGAAAGGGCTCCTCGACGAATTGAGTGGGTAGCCTGGGCCGGGTTGATGTAA
- a CDS encoding helix-turn-helix transcriptional regulator, producing the protein MGKALKPARAVAPGRILMWELKARCWTQKDLDQIMGQPPRTINEIVKGTKQITPETALELAETFGTSAEFWTNLEV; encoded by the coding sequence ATGGGAAAAGCTCTTAAACCTGCACGAGCGGTAGCACCGGGAAGGATTCTGATGTGGGAACTGAAAGCCCGCTGCTGGACCCAGAAAGACCTGGACCAGATCATGGGACAACCACCTCGGACGATCAACGAAATCGTCAAGGGGACCAAGCAAATTACCCCGGAGACCGCGCTGGAACTTGCCGAGACCTTCGGAACCTCCGCCGAGTTCTGGACCAATCTGGAGGTATAA